The following is a genomic window from Deinococcus arcticus.
CAACCAGTGCTGTTTCTTCTGTCCTGCTGTTCCAAACCAGTGCTCGAACTCTGACAGACCCAAGTTGACGACCCATTCGTTCGCTGTCCAGCTCAGATTGAAGGGTGAACGCGAGGGAGGTTCACGCTGCAGCGTGTCACGATCAGCCCATGGCCGGAGTGAACATCGTGCAAGTCACACGGAGCTGGATCAGCATTCGTGTAGGTGAACGTTCAGTCAGGTTTGGGGGTGAGATGCTCCTCCCCGAGACCGGCAAGCTTGGGTTCGTGATCTACCGGGACAGGCCGTCTCACTGGAACCCACCGGACCATGGGATCCCCATTGCCCAGACCGATACCGATGCGATGGTGCACGCTGCCCAGCAGACCCTTGCGCGTGACGGCCATGTACTTCAGGTCGAATAAAGGCGTGCCCTTCAATTTCTGGTCACCGGTCTGAACTAGAGCGGGGGCCCGTCCCCTCTCCACGACAAACCTGCCCCAGCGGTTAGCCAGGGCAGGTCAGAGGTGCATACCGGGGGAAAGAGGCTTATTTCAGGGCGTTCAGAAGTGCCGCGAGGCCAGTCAGCAGGGTGCCGAGGGCGGCCACAAGGACCGCCACTTCACCCCATTTCCCTGGCTTTTGCGGGCGCTTCGGCGGGCCCCCTCCACCCAGACCCCTGCGGTGGCCGGGAGGACAGTGGCTCGCCACCCACGTGGAACAGGGAGGCGGGAACCTCGTGTGCCCCCTGAGATGGGGAGGCGGGGTGAAAGACCCCATGCACGTTGGGCCCACTGGCGGCGCCCTGGTCTGCTTCAGAAAGAGCCGCGACGCTCGCTGAGGCGGCGCCGCTGCTGGTGCTGGGGCGGCGTTCCAGCCTGATCCCACTCAGTCTCTCAATCAGGTGCTGACCGCCTGTTCCTGGGCCGCGCTCACGCTGTGGACAACCGTGGGCCTCGCCTGGGAGAGTCCAGCTGCCTCCCGCTTCGAACTCAGGAAGCCCTTCGGGCAGGTGACCATCAACCGCATGAACGACGGTTACCTGTCCGACATGCACATCACCGCCAGGGCCGGCCCACTGGCCGATTCGCATGCCCGGGCTTTTTCGGCCCTGACGCGGGACCTGCTGGGCCTGTCGCTGAGCAGAGGGCAACTCGACGCCTGCTTGAACAAGGCCCGGCAGGCCAAGGCATTGTCGTCCTGCATCACCCTGATGGGATCAGTCGGCCGTGGGCTGCAGCCTGCTGCCACAGGACAGCGGGTTCAAAAGCGTGCTCGCGATCTGGCCGATCGGTTGAAAGAGGAGGGGTGCATTCGTGCTGTGCCGTGGCGGGTGGCCTGCGCAGGATCAGGCGCCGGAGACTGTC
Proteins encoded in this region:
- a CDS encoding Imm74 family immunity protein, which codes for MAGVNIVQVTRSWISIRVGERSVRFGGEMLLPETGKLGFVIYRDRPSHWNPPDHGIPIAQTDTDAMVHAAQQTLARDGHVLQVE